The following coding sequences are from one Seonamhaeicola sp. ML3 window:
- a CDS encoding outer membrane protein assembly factor, with protein MVSCLNLQAQDLPFNTNKKYKVGDITVSGSTTFGDKTIINYSGIRKGQEINIPGEEIGNAIKKLWGTKLFNNIEVFVTNIENNTAYLQIKLSDLPQLNELKVNGVKPSRVPDIVSDNKLNKGTKVTQNLITNTINFLTRKYRKEGFLNTKVNINTIEVKDSVQTARVNMVLNIDKGEKVKIKDIVFNGNNAMKDKALRKAMKSTKKINRIRVLKRSKFIDSAYQADLTSVVDKFKEYGYRDARIVSDSIIYNDDKTISLQINVNEGELYTFGDIKFIGNTVYSDKQLHNLLRINKGDTYNGVLLQKRIADNSKPDASDITNLYQNNGYLFSTIRQVETSADNNVIDMEIRITEGKAAHFNKVSVVGNDKTNDHVIYRMLKTRPGQLYSKANVVRTVRELGQLGFFDAQEIAPNFNNPNPVEGTIDMEYSVKETGSSQIELQGGYGGGGFIGTLGLSFNNFSMKDIFKKEAYKPIPMGDGQSLSLRLQASRFFQTYSFQFSEPWLGGKKPVQFSTSISHTKQFLFDFVNRRADKSRSFNITGVTFGLAKRLTVPDEYFTLSNAISFQRYDLNNYNTGLFTFGDGFSNNLSYSIGLTRDNTRFDPIFPTGGSKFSTTLKFSFPYSLINGVDYTALREEREQNEGITRNVTSSPLEVENANSRISEIDQERFKWLEFYKVNFKGEWYNEIAKNLVLRPLVEFGFLGAYNNDRGAIPFERFFVGGDGLGQFSLDGRQAVQLRGYPNQSLAPFNQTTGQVFNDGATIYNKFSLELRYPITLKASAKIYALGFLEAGNSWNNFKDYNPFNVNRSAGLGVRIFMPAFGLLGIDFGHGFDPLPGQVEKHGWETHFIIGQQF; from the coding sequence ATGGTAAGTTGCTTAAATCTTCAGGCACAAGACCTACCATTTAATACCAACAAAAAATATAAAGTAGGAGACATAACAGTTTCAGGTAGCACCACTTTTGGAGACAAAACAATAATCAACTATTCTGGCATAAGAAAGGGGCAAGAAATCAACATCCCTGGAGAAGAAATTGGAAATGCCATTAAAAAACTATGGGGCACCAAGCTCTTCAACAATATTGAAGTTTTTGTTACAAACATTGAAAACAATACAGCGTATCTTCAAATTAAACTTTCAGATTTACCGCAGCTTAACGAATTAAAAGTAAATGGTGTAAAACCAAGTAGAGTTCCTGACATCGTTAGCGACAACAAGTTAAACAAAGGAACGAAAGTAACCCAGAACCTTATCACAAATACCATAAACTTCTTAACCAGAAAATATAGAAAAGAGGGGTTCTTGAATACTAAAGTAAACATAAACACCATAGAGGTTAAAGACTCCGTTCAAACCGCTAGGGTAAATATGGTTTTAAATATAGATAAGGGAGAGAAAGTAAAGATTAAGGATATTGTTTTTAATGGTAACAATGCAATGAAAGATAAGGCTTTGAGAAAAGCCATGAAAAGCACCAAAAAAATAAATAGAATAAGAGTACTAAAACGCTCTAAATTTATAGACTCGGCCTATCAAGCAGATTTAACCAGTGTAGTAGATAAGTTTAAGGAATATGGATATAGAGACGCTAGAATTGTATCGGACTCTATTATATACAATGACGATAAAACCATTTCACTTCAAATAAATGTCAACGAAGGTGAACTCTACACTTTTGGAGACATCAAATTTATTGGAAATACAGTTTATAGCGATAAGCAACTACACAATCTATTACGAATTAACAAAGGGGACACCTACAATGGGGTACTCTTACAAAAACGTATCGCAGATAACTCAAAACCTGATGCTAGTGACATAACCAACCTTTACCAAAACAATGGTTATTTATTCTCAACTATACGACAGGTAGAAACCAGTGCTGATAACAACGTAATTGACATGGAAATTAGAATTACCGAAGGTAAAGCGGCACATTTTAATAAAGTATCGGTTGTTGGTAACGATAAAACAAACGACCATGTAATTTACAGGATGTTAAAAACAAGGCCTGGACAATTATATAGTAAAGCCAATGTGGTTAGAACGGTTCGTGAGCTTGGTCAATTAGGATTCTTTGATGCCCAAGAAATTGCACCTAATTTCAATAATCCTAATCCAGTTGAGGGCACTATAGATATGGAATATTCTGTAAAGGAAACAGGATCTAGCCAAATTGAACTTCAAGGTGGTTATGGTGGCGGTGGTTTTATCGGTACTTTAGGATTGTCTTTCAATAACTTTTCTATGAAAGACATTTTCAAAAAAGAAGCCTACAAGCCAATTCCAATGGGAGATGGACAAAGTTTATCTCTACGTTTACAGGCTAGTAGATTCTTTCAAACTTACAGCTTTCAATTCTCTGAACCTTGGTTAGGCGGGAAAAAGCCTGTTCAATTTTCAACATCTATATCCCATACAAAGCAGTTTTTATTCGATTTTGTAAATAGAAGAGCAGATAAGAGTAGAAGTTTTAACATTACAGGAGTTACATTCGGACTTGCAAAACGATTAACAGTTCCTGATGAATATTTCACCCTATCCAATGCCATTAGTTTTCAGCGTTATGATTTAAACAACTACAACACTGGCCTCTTTACTTTTGGAGATGGTTTCTCTAATAATTTATCTTATAGTATTGGTTTAACACGAGATAATACAAGGTTTGACCCAATTTTCCCCACTGGAGGTTCTAAGTTTTCTACTACTTTAAAATTTTCATTCCCTTACTCGTTAATTAATGGCGTAGACTACACGGCTTTAAGAGAGGAACGTGAGCAAAATGAAGGCATAACAAGAAATGTAACCAGCTCACCTTTAGAAGTGGAAAATGCCAACAGTAGAATCTCTGAAATCGACCAAGAACGCTTTAAATGGTTAGAGTTTTACAAAGTAAACTTTAAAGGCGAGTGGTATAACGAAATAGCTAAAAACCTTGTATTGAGACCCCTAGTTGAATTTGGGTTCTTGGGTGCTTATAACAATGACAGAGGTGCCATACCTTTTGAGAGGTTTTTTGTGGGAGGAGATGGTTTAGGACAATTTAGCTTAGATGGAAGGCAGGCTGTTCAATTACGTGGTTACCCAAATCAATCCCTAGCGCCTTTCAATCAAACCACTGGTCAAGTTTTTAATGATGGAGCAACCATTTACAATAAATTTTCTTTAGAACTACGTTACCCTATTACTTTAAAGGCTTCTGCTAAAATTTATGCCCTAGGGTTCCTAGAAGCTGGTAATTCTTGGAACAACTTTAAAGATTACAATCCTTTTAATGTAAATAGATCTGCAGGGTTAGGTGTTAGAATCTTTATGCCTGCGTTTGGTTTACTAGGAATAGATTTTGGACATGGATTTGACCCTTTACCTGGACAAGTTGAGAAACACGGATGGGAAACTCACTTCATAATTGGACAACAGTTTTAA
- a CDS encoding histidine kinase, with protein MLKALTYILTFGFVFGSMSLIAQQDLQNTSKFTVRGKVIESETREAIPDVNVEVNGGSYTTTDIFGEFRVQAKQGDELIIRHIDFETIYYTIQSSERILVEVHPEKKKRFVSKKSSKTGVKPQFNWFIDSAETYLKKDAKKSIQFITDALELSNSRKENAEAYEVLGDINMYWKQYDLAVSNYKTSLDDNDSNEVRLKLGKALRENKNFQESMRLYNDIDKRNLSNYQLVVLYEGLGDVYMAIQKYDESVQTYQEGLQVAQKHLITPKVTDLNSKIAEVYNLKGEVSEAQDFFSNSLRLAKGENKKRALQEKVKVADFESRNSNYSTEIELRKQALEDIEDIEKDSLVNNESALTLQKQTYKIGRAYAFQNDVSNAINYLEQSIEEADKRKDLIVQKDATRKLSEVYESSGQFDKALLAYQSYVELVDKAYILKEQEIARASRFSKELVTKQNRISSLESQKALAETEYRLTTEQSKRQKLLIYSLFGGLLLLLVAAFLMIKNIRQQRLANNLLALKSLRSQMNPHFIFNALNSVNSFIASNDERTANKYLSDFSSLMRAVLENSEEDFITLEKEIELLQLYTKLEHFRFKDKFDYNIKVDNNIRVKDFVIPPMLLQPYIENAVWHGLRYKKTKGYLEIAIAQTSSDEICITITDDGIGRKRSKDLKTQNQKKQNSKGMVNIKKRVHILNEMYKDKVDVQVSDFQKGEDPGTKVVVTIKKD; from the coding sequence ATGCTCAAGGCACTCACGTACATATTAACTTTTGGTTTTGTTTTTGGCTCCATGTCGCTAATAGCTCAACAAGATTTGCAGAATACCTCGAAGTTTACCGTTAGGGGAAAGGTTATTGAAAGTGAAACAAGAGAAGCCATACCAGATGTAAATGTAGAGGTAAATGGCGGTTCGTACACAACCACCGATATATTTGGAGAGTTTAGAGTTCAGGCCAAACAAGGAGATGAGTTAATTATAAGGCACATCGATTTTGAAACCATATATTATACCATTCAAAGTAGCGAACGTATTCTGGTAGAGGTGCATCCGGAGAAAAAGAAACGATTCGTCTCCAAAAAGTCATCTAAAACTGGTGTGAAACCTCAATTTAACTGGTTCATAGATTCTGCTGAAACTTACCTCAAGAAAGATGCAAAAAAGAGTATTCAGTTCATAACAGATGCATTAGAGTTAAGTAATTCTAGAAAAGAAAATGCAGAAGCGTACGAGGTCTTAGGTGATATAAATATGTATTGGAAACAGTACGATTTAGCGGTTTCTAATTACAAGACCAGTCTCGATGACAACGACTCTAATGAGGTGAGATTAAAACTGGGTAAGGCACTCAGAGAGAATAAGAATTTTCAGGAGAGTATGCGGTTATATAATGATATTGATAAAAGAAATTTGTCTAATTATCAATTAGTAGTGCTTTATGAAGGTTTGGGAGATGTCTACATGGCCATTCAAAAATACGACGAGTCGGTCCAAACCTATCAAGAAGGGCTTCAGGTAGCCCAAAAACATCTTATTACACCTAAGGTTACCGATTTAAATTCTAAAATAGCTGAGGTTTACAACCTAAAAGGTGAGGTTAGCGAGGCCCAGGATTTTTTTTCCAATTCATTACGTTTAGCCAAAGGCGAGAACAAGAAACGTGCCTTGCAGGAAAAAGTTAAGGTAGCCGATTTTGAAAGCAGGAATTCCAATTATTCCACAGAAATAGAACTTAGAAAGCAGGCTCTCGAGGATATTGAAGATATTGAGAAAGATTCTCTAGTTAATAATGAGAGTGCCTTAACGCTACAAAAACAAACCTATAAAATCGGTAGGGCTTATGCATTTCAAAATGATGTGTCAAATGCCATTAACTACCTTGAGCAAAGTATAGAGGAAGCCGATAAGCGAAAGGATTTGATTGTTCAAAAAGATGCAACTAGAAAATTGTCTGAAGTCTATGAAAGCTCAGGGCAGTTCGATAAAGCACTACTGGCTTACCAGAGTTATGTAGAGTTGGTAGATAAGGCTTATATTTTGAAAGAACAAGAAATTGCCAGGGCCTCCAGATTTAGTAAAGAATTGGTGACCAAACAAAATAGAATATCTAGTTTGGAGAGTCAAAAGGCATTAGCCGAAACAGAGTATAGGCTAACGACCGAACAATCTAAAAGGCAAAAGTTGCTTATTTATTCACTTTTTGGTGGGCTTTTATTGTTATTGGTCGCTGCCTTTTTAATGATAAAAAATATCCGCCAACAACGACTAGCAAATAATTTATTGGCATTAAAATCTTTGAGAAGCCAAATGAATCCTCACTTTATTTTTAATGCCCTCAATTCTGTGAATAGCTTTATTGCGTCTAACGATGAGCGTACGGCCAATAAATATCTTTCCGATTTTTCATCACTTATGCGCGCCGTTTTAGAGAATAGTGAAGAGGATTTTATAACCTTAGAAAAGGAAATTGAACTCTTACAACTTTACACCAAACTCGAGCATTTTAGGTTTAAGGATAAGTTCGATTATAACATTAAGGTAGACAATAATATAAGGGTTAAGGATTTTGTTATACCGCCAATGCTATTACAACCCTACATAGAGAATGCCGTTTGGCACGGATTGCGATATAAAAAAACAAAAGGGTATTTAGAGATTGCGATTGCGCAAACATCTTCTGATGAAATTTGCATAACTATAACAGATGATGGCATTGGAAGAAAACGCTCAAAAGATTTAAAGACCCAAAACCAAAAAAAGCAAAATTCAAAAGGTATGGTCAATATAAAGAAGCGGGTCCATATTTTAAACGAAATGTATAAGGACAAAGTCGATGTTCAGGTTAGTGATTTCCAAAAAGGAGAAGATCCTGGAACAAAGGTTGTTGTAACAATAAAAAAAGATTAA
- a CDS encoding type IX secretion system membrane protein PorP/SprF, with translation MSLKNIFAIIFAIILTEATFSQEGLPIYTDYLTDNYYLIHPSMAGAANCSKIRMTGRQQWFGHEDAPKLLTVSVNGRIGDGPSGVGGILYTDKNGFHSQTGAYATYAHHIMFSRSEVDLNMLSFGLSAGVIQYRLDETTFLADAPFGDPLIDGIVQNATNFNVDFGFSYHYLDYYVHGAVKNMLNNDGINKQENVTSNLRRYLITAGGVLGKYGSAWSYEPSVMFQYRDATQEASIDLNAKVYRQMDFGTIWAGLSYRNSFDGAEYINANTINSQRLQQITPLVGVNYKNFMFAYNYTHQTNSVVFTNGGFHQFTLGYNFGCRRERYDCNCPAVNY, from the coding sequence ATGAGTCTAAAAAATATATTTGCTATAATTTTTGCTATCATCTTAACCGAAGCAACTTTTTCACAAGAAGGTTTACCCATCTACACAGATTATCTTACCGATAATTATTATTTAATACATCCGTCTATGGCTGGTGCGGCTAACTGTTCTAAGATAAGAATGACTGGCAGACAACAGTGGTTTGGCCATGAAGATGCACCAAAACTTTTAACGGTTAGTGTAAATGGTAGAATAGGTGATGGTCCTTCAGGTGTTGGAGGGATATTGTACACCGATAAAAACGGATTCCATTCACAAACCGGAGCGTATGCGACTTATGCGCACCACATTATGTTTTCACGAAGTGAAGTAGATTTAAATATGCTGTCTTTTGGACTTAGTGCTGGGGTTATTCAATACAGGTTAGACGAGACTACTTTTTTAGCCGATGCACCATTTGGAGACCCGTTAATTGATGGGATTGTGCAGAATGCAACGAATTTTAATGTTGATTTTGGATTTTCCTATCACTATTTAGACTACTACGTTCATGGTGCCGTTAAGAATATGTTGAATAATGATGGTATTAACAAACAAGAAAATGTAACCAGTAACCTTAGACGTTATTTAATCACAGCTGGAGGTGTTCTTGGAAAATACGGAAGTGCTTGGAGTTACGAACCTTCTGTTATGTTCCAATATAGAGATGCTACTCAAGAGGCCTCAATAGACTTAAACGCCAAGGTATACAGACAAATGGATTTCGGAACGATTTGGGCTGGTTTATCGTACAGAAATAGTTTTGATGGTGCTGAGTACATTAATGCCAATACCATTAACAGTCAAAGACTACAGCAAATAACACCTCTAGTAGGAGTTAATTATAAGAACTTTATGTTTGCGTATAATTACACGCACCAAACAAACTCTGTCGTTTTCACCAATGGTGGATTTCATCAATTTACCTTAGGTTACAACTTTGGCTGTAGAAGAGAGCGTTACGATTGTAATTGTCCAGCAGTTAATTATTAA
- a CDS encoding gamma carbonic anhydrase family protein, which produces MPVILPVKGVSPKIPEDCFVAPNATIVGDVVMGEACSVWFSAVVRGDVNYIKMGNKVNIQDGVVIHGTYKSAATEIGNNVSIGHNAIVHGCTIHDNVLIGMGAVLMDGCIIESNSIIAAGAVLSKNTKVEAGSIYAGVPAKKIKDISEELISGEINRIADAYIKYSSWFK; this is translated from the coding sequence ATGCCAGTTATTTTACCAGTAAAAGGAGTCTCACCAAAAATACCAGAAGATTGTTTTGTAGCACCCAATGCTACCATTGTAGGAGATGTTGTTATGGGAGAAGCATGTAGTGTTTGGTTTAGTGCGGTGGTTCGCGGTGATGTAAATTATATCAAGATGGGTAATAAGGTCAATATACAAGATGGCGTTGTAATCCACGGAACATACAAAAGTGCCGCTACAGAGATTGGGAATAATGTCTCTATTGGCCATAATGCCATAGTACATGGCTGTACAATACATGACAATGTCCTTATAGGCATGGGAGCTGTTCTTATGGATGGCTGCATTATTGAAAGTAATTCTATTATAGCAGCAGGTGCGGTGTTATCTAAAAACACAAAAGTAGAGGCAGGAAGTATTTATGCTGGTGTTCCTGCAAAAAAGATAAAAGATATAAGTGAGGAATTAATATCTGGAGAAATCAATCGTATTGCTGATGCCTATATTAAATATTCTAGTTGGTTTAAATAA
- the murI gene encoding glutamate racemase produces MNKQPIGIFDSGVGGTSIWKEIHKLLPNEHTMYLADSANAPYGPKGKEIITNLCIKNTELLLDKGCKLIVVACNTATTNAIDYLRANYPVPFIGIEPAIKPAALQTQTNAIGILATYGTLSSELFSKTSGKFAANINVIEQDGDGIVDLIESGNLYSEEMTALLKKYLTPMISANIDYLVLGCSHYPYLIPILKNILPQKVKIIDSGEAVARQTKAILEQNGLLNTESKSSEIEFFTNGNPEVLSNLLGTDFNVTYLGF; encoded by the coding sequence ATGAACAAACAACCCATTGGTATTTTTGACTCCGGTGTTGGAGGGACTTCTATTTGGAAAGAAATTCATAAACTCTTACCAAATGAGCATACTATGTATTTGGCAGATAGCGCAAATGCACCCTATGGCCCTAAAGGAAAAGAAATCATTACCAATTTATGTATTAAGAATACCGAGTTACTTTTAGATAAAGGGTGCAAACTTATTGTTGTTGCTTGTAACACAGCTACAACAAACGCTATAGACTACTTAAGAGCGAATTACCCTGTTCCTTTTATTGGTATTGAGCCAGCTATAAAACCGGCTGCCCTTCAAACACAAACTAACGCCATTGGTATATTGGCGACCTACGGCACTTTAAGCAGTGAACTGTTTTCGAAAACCTCAGGAAAATTTGCCGCTAATATAAATGTCATAGAACAAGATGGCGATGGTATTGTTGACCTTATAGAAAGTGGAAATTTATACTCTGAAGAAATGACTGCGCTCTTAAAAAAGTATTTAACCCCCATGATTAGTGCCAATATAGATTATTTGGTTTTAGGATGTTCTCATTATCCTTATCTAATACCTATTTTAAAGAACATACTACCACAAAAGGTAAAAATAATTGACTCTGGTGAAGCTGTAGCCAGACAGACTAAAGCTATTTTAGAACAAAACGGATTATTAAATACAGAAAGCAAGTCTTCTGAAATTGAGTTTTTTACCAACGGAAACCCTGAGGTATTAAGTAACCTTTTAGGTACAGATTTTAATGTTACTTATCTAGGTTTTTAA
- a CDS encoding OmpH family outer membrane protein, protein MKHLKTILLATAVCIGSISFSQAQSKVAHINTQELIAAMPEMKAAQKEIQALQKTYETDYQASVTEFQNKAKQYDAESATKTDEENAKRVQEIQGMQQNIQQFQADAAQNIRKKEIDLLQPITEKAKAAILKVGRAQGFDYVLDSSQGVAILADGKNLLDDVKKELGI, encoded by the coding sequence ATGAAACACTTAAAAACTATTTTATTAGCAACGGCAGTATGTATAGGAAGTATTAGTTTTTCTCAAGCGCAAAGTAAAGTTGCTCACATAAATACACAAGAATTAATTGCTGCGATGCCAGAGATGAAAGCGGCTCAAAAAGAAATACAGGCTTTACAAAAAACTTATGAAACAGATTACCAAGCCTCTGTTACTGAGTTTCAAAATAAAGCAAAACAGTATGATGCCGAAAGTGCAACAAAAACAGATGAAGAAAACGCAAAAAGAGTACAGGAGATACAAGGTATGCAGCAAAATATCCAGCAATTTCAGGCTGATGCAGCGCAAAATATCAGAAAAAAAGAAATCGATTTGCTACAACCTATTACAGAAAAAGCGAAAGCTGCTATCTTGAAAGTAGGAAGAGCTCAAGGTTTTGACTATGTCTTAGATTCATCTCAAGGTGTAGCTATTCTAGCAGACGGTAAAAACTTGCTTGATGATGTTAAAAAAGAACTAGGAATTTAA
- a CDS encoding OmpH family outer membrane protein, with the protein MRNKVLFLLILILLSGSLFAQRGVRVAYIDTEYILENVPEYQEAVNQLNQKADNWKNEIEVKLNEIEQKRKDLSNEKALLTKELIEEREEDIYFEEKEILDYQQKRFGPNGDLFIQQKQLMQPVQDQIFAAVQDIATTRKYDFIFDKSSDDTTMLFSAKQYDISETVIRSITRTSKRNQAKSKAERKAAEAEELVPEVNLEQEAREKALEEKKKARESVIEKARQEKLAAREAKVKAAEAKRLKIIEDREKARQAKLDARTTPQSSTDKPTEAKTEPETKTETKTKEQLLEENRQKKLAEREARIKALEEKKKKILEDRQKALEERKRIRDSINKN; encoded by the coding sequence ATGCGAAACAAAGTTCTTTTTTTATTGATATTAATATTACTAAGCGGATCCCTTTTTGCTCAAAGAGGTGTTAGGGTGGCCTACATCGATACAGAATACATTTTAGAAAATGTTCCAGAGTACCAGGAAGCCGTAAACCAGTTAAATCAAAAAGCAGATAACTGGAAGAATGAAATTGAGGTTAAGCTAAATGAAATTGAACAGAAACGAAAAGACCTTAGTAATGAAAAAGCATTATTGACTAAAGAGCTTATCGAGGAGCGTGAAGAAGATATTTACTTTGAGGAAAAAGAAATACTAGATTATCAGCAAAAGCGATTTGGACCCAATGGTGATTTGTTCATACAGCAGAAACAACTAATGCAACCTGTTCAAGATCAAATATTCGCCGCAGTTCAAGATATAGCTACCACAAGAAAGTATGATTTTATTTTCGACAAATCCTCTGATGACACAACAATGCTCTTTTCGGCAAAGCAATATGATATAAGCGAAACCGTAATAAGAAGTATTACAAGAACCTCGAAAAGAAACCAAGCTAAATCTAAAGCCGAACGTAAAGCAGCGGAGGCCGAAGAATTGGTTCCAGAAGTAAACCTAGAACAGGAGGCTAGAGAAAAAGCCCTAGAGGAAAAGAAAAAAGCTAGAGAGAGTGTTATAGAAAAAGCCAGACAAGAGAAATTAGCGGCACGTGAAGCCAAAGTTAAAGCTGCTGAAGCTAAGCGTTTAAAAATTATTGAAGACCGCGAAAAGGCTAGACAAGCTAAATTAGATGCCAGAACAACACCTCAAAGCTCAACAGACAAGCCTACTGAAGCTAAAACTGAGCCTGAGACTAAAACTGAGACAAAAACAAAAGAACAGCTTTTAGAAGAAAACAGACAAAAAAAATTAGCTGAACGCGAGGCTAGAATTAAAGCACTGGAAGAGAAAAAGAAAAAAATACTAGAAGACAGACAAAAGGCTCTAGAAGAAAGAAAAAGAATTAGAGACAGTATAAACAAAAATTAA
- a CDS encoding SIMPL domain-containing protein (The SIMPL domain is named for its presence in mouse protein SIMPL (signalling molecule that associates with mouse pelle-like kinase). Bacterial member BP26, from Brucella, was shown to assemble into a channel-like structure, while YggE from E. coli has been associated with resistance to oxidative stress.) — translation MKIINYLLLFIISTQVISAQSGSKNFIDQPYIELTGKAETEVTPNEIYLKIQINENDKKGKVSVEKQEAQLIKVLKSLNIDIDKNFSILDFDGYFQRKFLANNEVSKIKNYQLIVNDGKTLGKVYVALDKIDVSNISITKTSHTDMEQIRRDTKLKALKAAKEKADQYANAINQSIGNAIHIQEINNTFRNNSMESNTLNAFFKHEDKSYEIENLNIKSITVTASVMAKFILN, via the coding sequence ATGAAAATCATTAATTACCTTTTACTATTCATTATTTCTACTCAGGTCATTAGCGCTCAATCTGGTAGCAAGAATTTTATCGACCAACCGTACATTGAACTTACTGGTAAAGCTGAAACAGAAGTCACTCCCAATGAAATCTACCTAAAGATTCAAATAAACGAAAATGATAAAAAAGGTAAAGTTAGTGTTGAGAAGCAAGAAGCTCAATTAATAAAAGTTCTGAAGTCACTCAATATAGACATTGATAAAAACTTCTCAATTTTAGACTTTGATGGTTATTTCCAAAGAAAATTCTTAGCTAACAATGAAGTCTCTAAAATTAAAAATTACCAACTTATAGTTAATGACGGTAAAACCTTAGGTAAGGTTTACGTAGCCCTAGACAAAATAGATGTTTCTAATATTTCTATAACTAAAACGAGTCATACCGATATGGAACAGATAAGAAGAGATACTAAACTAAAAGCGTTAAAAGCCGCCAAAGAGAAGGCTGATCAATATGCTAATGCCATTAACCAGTCTATTGGAAATGCCATTCACATACAAGAAATCAATAATACATTCAGAAATAACTCTATGGAATCGAATACTCTTAATGCCTTTTTTAAACATGAAGACAAATCTTATGAAATAGAAAATTTGAATATTAAGTCTATTACGGTGACTGCGAGTGTTATGGCCAAATTTATATTAAACTAA
- a CDS encoding LytTR family DNA-binding domain-containing protein: MKLNAIIVEDEQTSRAILKNYLAKYCPNIAILGEAENVDEAMILIRNHELDLVFLDVEMPYGNAFDLLDKVGDIDFETIFVTAYNHYAIEALNAHASYYLMKPISIDELIKAVDYVTEIKIKENALQDQVLIPKANNVDGKITIPQLDGFEILNTSDILYCKADDNYTEIYLDNNKKKVVSKTLKYFEEALKGHSFARVHKSYLVNVNEVVKYVKGKGGSVILSNGKEVMVSSSKKSDLLSYFK, encoded by the coding sequence ATGAAACTTAATGCCATTATCGTCGAAGACGAGCAAACAAGTAGAGCTATCTTAAAGAACTACTTAGCTAAATATTGTCCTAATATAGCTATTCTGGGAGAGGCCGAAAACGTCGATGAGGCCATGATTTTAATTAGAAACCATGAATTGGATTTGGTGTTTTTAGATGTGGAGATGCCCTATGGAAATGCATTTGATCTTTTGGATAAAGTAGGCGATATAGATTTTGAAACAATATTTGTAACCGCTTATAATCATTATGCCATCGAGGCTTTAAATGCCCATGCTTCTTACTATTTAATGAAACCCATTTCTATAGATGAACTTATAAAGGCTGTAGACTATGTAACCGAAATTAAAATCAAGGAAAATGCCCTTCAAGACCAAGTTTTGATTCCAAAAGCAAATAATGTGGATGGTAAAATAACTATTCCTCAGCTTGACGGTTTTGAAATTCTAAACACCTCAGACATTTTATACTGTAAAGCAGACGACAACTATACCGAGATATATTTAGATAATAACAAAAAGAAGGTAGTTAGTAAAACACTTAAGTATTTTGAAGAAGCCCTAAAAGGTCATAGTTTTGCTAGGGTACATAAGAGCTATTTGGTCAATGTAAATGAAGTGGTGAAATACGTAAAAGGAAAAGGGGGCAGCGTTATTTTGAGCAATGGCAAAGAAGTTATGGTTTCATCATCCAAGAAGTCTGATTTGTTATCGTATTTCAAATAG